The nucleotide sequence GGCGTTGCGTTCACTCCCGCCGTCCCGACGGCCCGCTACTCGTCGGCCGTCCCGTCGTCCTCGATCAACCGTTCGAACGCCGCGAGGATCACCCGCTTGGTCGCCTGCCCCTCGGTCGTCCAGTGGTGGGCGTAGTCGAGCATGTCGTCGTAGACGTCCGGCTTGCAGCCCGCGGCGCGGGGGTGGCCGCCGCCGTTCACCTGTGCCGCCACCTCGTGGGCGCGCTCGAAGCCCTCGCTCCCGCGGATGCTGGCGCTGCCGGCGGGTTTGACGATCACCGCGGCGTCGGCCCCGTCCTCCCGCAGCGCCTCGGCCACCTCGTTTTGCGAACACCGGCCGTAGGTGACGCCGACGGTCCACGGCCCGACGTCGTGCAGTTCGGCGCGGTCGACCGCCGCCTCGATCAACCGCTCTTTCTCCACGCGCCGGTCCTCGAGGTAGTCGACGACCGGTTCCGGAAGCGCCGGGCCGTACCGCCCGACGACGGTCACGTACTCCTCGGCGCTCGCCCAGTGGGCGTAGTCAGCCAGGTCGTCGCTCCGGGGGTCCTCCTTGATCCAGAGGTCGTGATCCCGTGTGACTGCCGCGAGGTCGACGAGGTGGTCGGGGAAGTCGTCGGCCAGGGAGCGAAGCGCCACGTCGGCGGTGCACTCCTCGTCGGACTCGCCGATCACGAGGTCGACACCCGCCGCCCGGACCGCGCTCGCCACGTCGTCGTCCCACTGGTGGTGGTCGAACCAGCGGACCGTCGCCGCGCGGTCGGTCACCGCGTCGGCCGCCTCGACGACCGACTCGTCGTCCGGACAGAGGTCACAGACGTAGACGTCGACGCCGGCGTCGGCGTACTCGGCGACGCGGTCGAGCGCCTCGGACAGCGAGTGGGGACTCGCGGTCACGAGGCCGACGGGCGAGTCCTCGGTGTCCTCGTCCTCGTCGTCGTCGTCTCCGTCGTCCAGCCCCGGATCCAGCCGCGCCGCGAGCGACGCCTCGAACGGCGCCACGTCGAGCGCGGCGTCGTAGCGCTCCCGCAGGAGCGCCACACAGGCGAGGCCGTCGGCGTCGCCGTCGGCGACCACCACCGCCTCCGCGCCCTCGATGGCCTCGCGGGCGCGCCGGTCGGCGTACTCCTCGTCGAGCGAGTCGGGATAGAAAAAGCCCGCACCGGGGAGGCGCGACTTCCGCGAGAGGGAGCGTCCGTCGTCGTCGATCAGGTCGTCGTCCATACCGACCGGACGCGGGCCGCCCCGAAGTATCCCGCGATTCGGCCGGTGACGGGTCGACTAGGCGCTCGCGGCCGCGTCGC is from Haloplanus salinarum and encodes:
- a CDS encoding DHH family phosphoesterase, producing the protein MDDDLIDDDGRSLSRKSRLPGAGFFYPDSLDEEYADRRAREAIEGAEAVVVADGDADGLACVALLRERYDAALDVAPFEASLAARLDPGLDDGDDDDEDEDTEDSPVGLVTASPHSLSEALDRVAEYADAGVDVYVCDLCPDDESVVEAADAVTDRAATVRWFDHHQWDDDVASAVRAAGVDLVIGESDEECTADVALRSLADDFPDHLVDLAAVTRDHDLWIKEDPRSDDLADYAHWASAEEYVTVVGRYGPALPEPVVDYLEDRRVEKERLIEAAVDRAELHDVGPWTVGVTYGRCSQNEVAEALREDGADAAVIVKPAGSASIRGSEGFERAHEVAAQVNGGGHPRAAGCKPDVYDDMLDYAHHWTTEGQATKRVILAAFERLIEDDGTADE